In Candidatus Aenigmatarchaeota archaeon, one DNA window encodes the following:
- a CDS encoding VWA domain-containing protein codes for MNTKILVSLLVIGLTAIAIGGTMTGAFFSDTETSTGNTFTAGEIDLTVDSECHYNGNECVDGTWQGGNDYPVPGTECECTWLAQDLNGQPILNFGDVKPGDYGESTISIHVTSNPAWVCAKISGLSNAENGCTEPEDEADGTCGDQGLGEGELQDVLSFDIWRDYDCENDFDVEIDEYLVQGAKATDLVWPIADALTGEPVQPGVNYCIAVAWSVPSETGNIIQTDSVMADISFEAIQQRHNENFLCVPGTEPVCGNGILEQGEECDDGNDVNDDECRNDCTLPGICAAAPDVMTVLDRSASIDTTEMNTMKNAAHAFVTALDPKTDGAHMGQTSFSTSGTLDLHLTSDKTAIDAAIDAVSPGGSTNLYEGILLANQELEDASYDRDDADSPDYMVIITDGEPNLPTSPDTPRNMAKAQADVADSRGTKIYVVGVGVSTDNADWLKANIATDSTYYFDAGNFNDLLEILEDLANCSNGD; via the coding sequence ATGAATACAAAAATACTAGTCAGTTTACTAGTTATCGGACTGACAGCGATAGCTATTGGCGGCACAATGACTGGAGCATTCTTCTCAGACACGGAAACATCAACTGGCAACACATTTACTGCCGGAGAAATTGACCTTACTGTAGACAGCGAATGCCACTACAATGGAAACGAGTGCGTTGACGGAACCTGGCAGGGAGGAAATGATTACCCTGTTCCTGGAACAGAATGCGAATGCACATGGCTTGCCCAGGACCTGAACGGACAGCCAATCCTAAATTTTGGTGATGTCAAGCCCGGCGACTATGGCGAGAGCACAATAAGCATCCACGTTACCTCAAACCCGGCCTGGGTTTGCGCAAAAATATCCGGCCTCTCAAACGCTGAAAACGGCTGCACAGAGCCGGAAGATGAGGCAGATGGCACCTGCGGCGACCAAGGATTAGGCGAAGGCGAACTGCAGGATGTTTTGTCTTTTGACATCTGGAGGGATTATGACTGCGAAAACGACTTCGATGTAGAAATAGATGAGTACCTTGTCCAGGGAGCAAAGGCAACAGACCTTGTCTGGCCAATTGCCGATGCCCTGACGGGAGAACCAGTCCAACCCGGAGTCAACTACTGCATAGCGGTTGCATGGAGCGTTCCCAGTGAAACAGGAAACATCATCCAGACAGACAGCGTAATGGCAGACATATCCTTTGAAGCAATCCAGCAGAGGCATAATGAGAACTTCCTTTGCGTGCCAGGCACTGAGCCGGTGTGCGGAAATGGAATTCTTGAACAGGGCGAGGAATGCGACGACGGAAATGACGTAAATGATGACGAATGCCGAAATGACTGCACCCTTCCGGGAATCTGCGCGGCAGCGCCTGACGTGATGACCGTTCTCGACAGATCAGCAAGCATTGACACAACTGAGATGAACACCATGAAGAACGCAGCCCACGCATTTGTCACAGCCCTTGACCCAAAAACAGACGGAGCGCATATGGGCCAGACAAGTTTCTCAACAAGCGGAACACTTGATCTGCACTTAACCAGCGACAAAACAGCAATCGACGCGGCAATAGATGCAGTATCTCCTGGCGGAAGCACAAACCTTTATGAGGGAATCTTGCTTGCAAACCAAGAGCTTGAAGATGCCTCTTACGACAGGGATGACGCAGACTCCCCGGACTACATGGTCATAATAACTGATGGAGAGCCAAACCTTCCAACAAGCCCAGACACGCCAAGAAACATGGCAAAGGCGCAGGCAGATGTTGCTGATAGCAGAGGCACAAAGATATATGTCGTAGGGGTTGGAGTTAGCACCGACAATGCCGACTGGCTCAAGGCAAATATTGCAACCGACTCTACATACTACTTTGACGCAGGGAATTTCAACGACTTGCTGGAGATACTTGAAGATCTTGCAAACTGCAGCAACGGCGACTAA
- a CDS encoding signal peptidase I — protein sequence MASNILKFGAAVAVLALAAFIAFGLQSQGIQFRTVVSGSMSPAINVGDVVAIARVNASDLKIGDIITFGSAGTYTTHRIINVTPDGFLTKGDANEDPDMEVTRPGSVEGIVIFCIPYLGHLGNFVRTPMGFALFIFIPGLLIILNELAKIKKEVKGKKHKVPRLEYRHYEKNPIKADIEPKPEPLQKTVHKNFGQYESIREELEKKERQKHGQD from the coding sequence ATGGCAAGCAATATACTTAAATTTGGCGCAGCAGTAGCTGTTCTTGCTCTTGCAGCATTCATTGCATTTGGCCTGCAATCCCAGGGCATTCAGTTCAGGACTGTTGTTTCCGGCTCGATGTCTCCAGCCATTAACGTAGGGGATGTTGTTGCCATAGCGAGGGTAAATGCGTCAGACCTCAAAATCGGCGACATTATTACTTTTGGAAGCGCCGGAACCTACACTACCCACAGGATTATAAACGTTACGCCGGATGGCTTTTTGACGAAGGGTGATGCAAATGAGGACCCTGACATGGAAGTAACACGGCCCGGCAGTGTTGAAGGAATAGTAATATTTTGTATTCCTTACCTGGGTCATCTTGGAAATTTCGTAAGGACTCCAATGGGCTTTGCGCTTTTCATATTCATTCCGGGGCTTTTGATAATCCTAAATGAATTGGCAAAAATCAAAAAGGAAGTAAAAGGCAAAAAGCATAAAGTCCCACGGCTTGAATACAGGCATTATGAAAAAAATCCGATAAAGGCCGATATAGAGCCAAAACCAGAGCCACTACAAAAAACAGTTCACAAGAATTTTGGGCAGTATGAATCAATCCGCGAGGAGCTTGAGAAAAAAGAGCGTCAAAAGCACGGCCAAGATTAG
- a CDS encoding VWA domain-containing protein yields MVSSRVLAGVMFVGLALLILSGTAEKPTGAFITDTESSAGNSFSVAAVFPSSCGNGEVEEGEECDGNLGSCTTLLGYSGMRGCTESCLWDECITDEYCGDGTVNGPEECDDGVNNGVNCLSDCTLPSMCSARPDVMLVFQRSGGTSGDMDTLKAAAHSFVDNLTPELDGPHIGQASYADEGTLDQILTGDRAAIDAAIELLDTGSNTNLYGGLLNATTELTGPNDRNDAGSPDYMILIADKMPNKPGNPGTGEAAAIAQADAAKAAGIKIYVVFVGTNAGWIDWYRTNIPTDTTYFFSASDYSGLEAILWGIAHCQSP; encoded by the coding sequence ATGGTGAGTTCAAGAGTTTTAGCCGGTGTAATGTTTGTTGGTCTAGCTTTACTTATCCTTTCAGGCACGGCCGAAAAGCCGACAGGCGCTTTTATAACTGACACGGAAAGCTCTGCGGGGAATTCATTTTCGGTGGCGGCAGTTTTTCCTTCTTCTTGCGGAAACGGGGAGGTCGAAGAAGGCGAAGAGTGCGACGGAAACCTGGGCTCTTGCACAACTCTGTTAGGATACTCCGGAATGAGGGGTTGCACAGAAAGCTGCCTTTGGGATGAATGCATAACCGATGAATACTGCGGCGACGGAACAGTAAACGGGCCTGAGGAGTGCGATGACGGCGTCAATAATGGCGTGAATTGCCTGTCGGACTGCACTCTTCCAAGCATGTGCTCGGCAAGGCCTGACGTGATGCTTGTGTTTCAAAGGTCTGGAGGCACGTCCGGCGATATGGACACCTTAAAGGCAGCAGCTCATTCCTTTGTTGATAACCTGACTCCAGAGCTGGATGGGCCGCACATAGGCCAGGCAAGTTATGCTGATGAGGGAACCCTGGACCAGATTTTAACCGGCGACAGGGCGGCAATCGACGCGGCAATAGAGCTGCTTGACACAGGCAGCAACACAAACCTTTACGGAGGCCTTCTGAACGCGACAACTGAGCTTACAGGACCTAACGACCGAAATGATGCCGGGTCGCCGGATTACATGATACTTATCGCCGACAAGATGCCCAACAAGCCAGGCAACCCTGGAACGGGTGAGGCCGCCGCAATAGCCCAGGCCGATGCCGCAAAGGCCGCAGGAATAAAGATATATGTCGTATTCGTCGGGACAAATGCCGGGTGGATAGACTGGTACAGGACAAACATACCCACCGACACGACCTATTTCTTCAGTGCGTCGGATTACAGCGGGCTTGAAGCAATTCTTTGGGGCATTGCGCATTGCCAATCGCCTTAA
- a CDS encoding YcaO-like family protein, translating into MKPIVLKKCLKKYTYDTDKAETPKDTIGRVTRVLKGQGLNIVFEKLENRANIPVYRVVSADPSKDYSSLVFSGKAHGKGATESQAKCSALMEWVERVNAGNAIRLLAKDKETIFRAHETIPSESTIDIKYMLSYSHNPSFYGKSAERIIKRKKMHFMKAYCLTDKRERYLPFLWHLYFNGSNGLASGNTYEEAVLQALCEVIERHNIVEIKTLNSKVNAIELGFPCKPLAEMLSKIQEVTARPIIQKWSRPIPVPTVACRLHDSTGYGTAPSPAKAAMRAITEAIQEDTATRRYGQDSATIKIESQEPIPLSSMESLEREDLYDEINEISRILESMGHMIYVMDFSSIVPIPTVEVIVPGLRSVDYTGRDRHLREFQSCLIEYFNLVASLPQWNILTA; encoded by the coding sequence ATGAAGCCAATCGTCCTGAAAAAATGCCTAAAGAAATATACCTACGACACCGACAAGGCAGAAACGCCCAAAGACACTATCGGAAGAGTGACTCGGGTCCTAAAGGGGCAAGGACTAAATATCGTCTTCGAAAAGCTGGAAAACAGGGCAAATATTCCCGTCTACCGCGTAGTTTCTGCCGATCCTTCCAAGGATTATTCTTCCCTAGTCTTTAGCGGAAAGGCGCACGGAAAAGGTGCGACTGAAAGCCAGGCGAAGTGCAGCGCTCTTATGGAGTGGGTGGAACGAGTAAATGCTGGAAACGCAATACGCCTGCTTGCAAAAGACAAGGAAACAATCTTCAGGGCTCATGAAACTATCCCTTCAGAATCCACTATAGATATCAAATATATGCTGTCTTACAGCCATAACCCTAGCTTTTATGGGAAAAGTGCAGAAAGGATTATCAAACGCAAAAAAATGCATTTTATGAAAGCTTACTGCCTTACCGATAAACGGGAGAGATATCTACCATTTTTATGGCACCTGTACTTCAATGGGTCAAATGGGCTTGCCTCAGGAAACACTTACGAGGAAGCTGTTCTTCAGGCGCTTTGTGAAGTTATCGAAAGACACAATATTGTGGAGATAAAGACATTAAATTCAAAAGTAAACGCTATCGAGCTAGGCTTTCCCTGCAAGCCCCTCGCAGAAATGCTTTCAAAAATCCAGGAAGTTACTGCAAGACCAATCATACAAAAGTGGAGCCGCCCGATACCAGTCCCCACTGTCGCCTGCAGGCTACACGATAGCACTGGATACGGAACTGCTCCAAGCCCAGCAAAAGCAGCCATGAGAGCCATAACAGAAGCCATACAAGAAGATACCGCTACGAGACGGTATGGACAAGATAGTGCCACAATCAAGATTGAGTCACAAGAGCCAATACCTCTCAGCAGTATGGAAAGCCTGGAGAGGGAAGATCTGTATGATGAGATTAATGAAATCTCAAGGATTCTTGAGTCCATGGGGCATATGATATATGTTATGGATTTCTCCTCAATCGTCCCCATACCCACTGTCGAGGTGATTGTGCCTGGACTCAGGTCTGTCGACTACACTGGAAGAGATCGCCACCTACGGGAATTTCAGTCTTGCCTTATTGAGTATTTTAACCTCGTAGCAAGCTTACCTCAGTGGAATATTTTAACCGCTTAG
- a CDS encoding DEAD/DEAH box helicase family protein: protein MFIEHPLIKKGALQIRDYQVEIAKSAISKNTLVVIPTGMGKTNIALLVVAERLNKVDGKVLFLAPTKPLVEQHKKTFEKLSELADLEVITGTIRPDLRGKHYQRSRIIFATPQTIENDLKSGILNFEDFVLLIVDEAHRSVGNYAYTYIAENYMGRAKNPLLIALTASPGGRVARVEEIKKNLFIESVEFRSEKDSDVSQYVKDREMNTVQVELPAEYLEAKKLLQEIISSKSDTLCSMGAVPTKKFSKKMLLEFQNFYAKKASQTKNPRLFQAMSKIAELIKLDYCLELLETQGAAPLREYLKKLKTESTKASASMLNNPKFMGFLKRAENLPDHPKMNELEKIVKSEIEKKVIVFTQYRATASDILFNLKRIEGVKPALLIGQKSGLTQKEQVSVIRDFEDGFFNVLICTSIGEEGLDIKGVGTAVFYEPVPSEIRSIQRRGRVARLVEGKLYVLVAKDTRDEAYYWTAYHKEKKMSRSLGGEKEQAKLGDFESQG, encoded by the coding sequence ATGTTCATCGAGCATCCTCTGATTAAAAAGGGGGCTTTGCAGATAAGAGACTATCAGGTCGAGATTGCAAAAAGCGCGATAAGTAAAAATACTCTTGTTGTGATACCTACCGGAATGGGAAAGACGAACATTGCGCTTCTCGTAGTCGCCGAGCGGCTCAATAAGGTGGATGGAAAGGTCCTTTTTCTTGCCCCCACAAAGCCGCTTGTCGAGCAACACAAGAAGACCTTTGAAAAGCTGTCTGAACTTGCAGACCTGGAAGTCATAACCGGGACAATAAGGCCGGACCTTCGCGGGAAGCACTACCAGCGCTCAAGAATTATATTTGCAACGCCCCAGACTATTGAAAATGACCTGAAGAGCGGAATTCTAAATTTCGAGGATTTTGTCCTGCTGATTGTTGATGAAGCGCACCGCTCTGTCGGAAACTATGCTTACACATACATTGCAGAAAACTATATGGGGCGGGCGAAAAATCCACTTCTTATCGCGCTTACCGCCTCTCCTGGAGGGAGGGTTGCACGGGTCGAGGAAATAAAGAAAAACCTGTTCATAGAATCAGTTGAATTTCGCTCTGAAAAAGATTCTGATGTTTCCCAGTATGTAAAAGACCGGGAAATGAATACTGTTCAGGTCGAGCTTCCAGCAGAATACCTTGAGGCAAAGAAACTTCTCCAGGAGATAATTTCGTCAAAGTCCGATACTCTTTGTTCAATGGGCGCGGTTCCTACAAAAAAGTTCTCCAAGAAGATGCTTTTGGAGTTCCAGAATTTCTACGCAAAGAAGGCAAGCCAGACGAAAAATCCCCGTCTCTTCCAAGCGATGTCAAAAATAGCCGAGCTGATAAAGCTGGACTACTGTCTTGAATTGCTTGAAACTCAAGGGGCGGCGCCTCTCAGGGAATACCTCAAAAAGCTGAAAACCGAAAGCACCAAGGCCTCAGCCAGCATGCTTAATAACCCCAAGTTTATGGGATTTTTAAAGCGTGCGGAAAACCTGCCCGACCACCCCAAAATGAATGAGCTTGAAAAAATCGTCAAAAGCGAAATCGAAAAAAAGGTCATTGTGTTCACTCAGTACCGGGCCACAGCTAGCGACATACTATTTAACCTGAAGCGCATTGAGGGTGTGAAGCCCGCACTCCTGATAGGGCAGAAATCCGGCCTGACTCAAAAAGAGCAGGTAAGCGTCATCAGGGACTTTGAGGATGGGTTCTTTAATGTATTGATTTGCACATCCATTGGCGAGGAAGGGCTCGACATAAAAGGCGTTGGAACGGCCGTCTTTTACGAGCCGGTCCCTTCAGAAATAAGGAGCATCCAGAGAAGGGGGAGGGTTGCGCGGCTTGTCGAGGGAAAGCTGTATGTTCTGGTTGCAAAAGACACCCGGGATGAAGCATACTACTGGACGGCTTACCACAAGGAAAAGAAGATGAGCCGGTCGCTTGGTGGCGAAAAAGAGCAGGCAAAGCTGGGAGACTTTGAAAGCCAGGGGTAG